A genome region from Paracoccus stylophorae includes the following:
- a CDS encoding orotate phosphoribosyltransferase yields MTLPFPAREEIARLTARMLLEIRAVDFNAETPFTYASGLKGPTYVDCRRIISFPRVRRTLMDFLAATVLRDAGFEAFDNVAGGETAGIPFGAMVAERLGLPMTYVRKKPKGYGRNARIEGVMTEGQRVLLVEDLTTDGGSKLSFVDAIRNTGATCAHTAVIFYYGIFPETTQRLSDHGVRLHHLCTWWDVLEEARVQQAFDDRTLTEVRTFLTDPRGWQAANG; encoded by the coding sequence ATGACCCTGCCCTTTCCCGCGCGCGAGGAAATCGCCCGCCTGACCGCCCGGATGCTGCTGGAAATCAGGGCGGTGGATTTCAACGCCGAGACGCCGTTCACCTATGCCTCGGGCCTGAAGGGGCCGACCTATGTCGATTGCCGCCGCATCATCAGCTTTCCGCGCGTGCGCCGGACGCTGATGGATTTTCTGGCGGCCACGGTCCTGCGCGACGCGGGGTTCGAGGCGTTCGACAACGTCGCCGGCGGCGAGACGGCGGGCATCCCCTTCGGCGCGATGGTGGCCGAACGTCTGGGCCTGCCGATGACCTATGTGCGCAAGAAGCCCAAGGGCTACGGCCGCAACGCACGGATCGAGGGCGTGATGACCGAAGGTCAGCGCGTCCTGCTGGTCGAGGATCTGACGACCGATGGCGGCAGCAAGCTGTCCTTTGTCGATGCGATCCGCAACACCGGCGCGACCTGCGCCCACACCGCCGTCATCTTCTATTACGGCATCTTCCCTGAAACGACGCAGCGCCTGTCCGACCACGGCGTGCGGCTGCATCATCTTTGCACCTGGTGGGACGTGCTGGAAGAGGCGCGGGTCCAGCAAGCCTTTGACGACAGGACGCTGACCGAGGTGCGCACCTTCCTGACCGACCCGCGTGGCTGGCAGGCGGCAAACGGCTGA
- the pyrC gene encoding dihydroorotase, with translation MTDSITIRRPDDWHLHLRDGAMLSAVARHSAGFGRAIVMPNLVPPVVTGAQAAAYRDRIMAALPQGAALRPQMTLYLTDTTDPADVIAAHRDGIIRAVKLYPAGATTNSASGVTDMGRVRPVLEAMAEAEIPLCVHGEVTDPQVDIFDREAVFIDRVLDPVRRATPGLRVVMEHITTADGVAYARSGGDDLGATITTHHLVINRNAILAGGIRPHYYCLPVAKRETHRLALREAATSGEARFFLGTDSAPHPDRDKLQPCGCAGCFTAPNTMSILAHVFEEEDALDRLEAFTSLNGASFYGMPPNEDRVRLTRRNTPAAYPAQIAAGDESVTLFDPGFPLFWHLEDA, from the coding sequence ATGACCGACAGCATCACCATCCGCCGTCCGGACGACTGGCATCTTCATCTGCGCGACGGTGCGATGCTGTCCGCGGTGGCGCGACATTCGGCCGGCTTCGGCCGGGCGATCGTCATGCCCAACCTGGTGCCGCCGGTCGTCACCGGCGCGCAGGCCGCCGCCTATCGCGACCGGATCATGGCCGCACTGCCCCAAGGCGCGGCGCTGCGGCCCCAGATGACGCTGTATCTGACCGACACGACCGATCCCGCCGACGTGATCGCCGCGCATCGCGACGGCATCATCCGCGCGGTCAAGCTGTATCCGGCGGGTGCGACCACCAATTCCGCCAGCGGCGTGACCGACATGGGTCGCGTCCGCCCGGTGCTGGAGGCGATGGCCGAGGCGGAAATCCCTCTTTGCGTCCACGGCGAGGTCACCGACCCGCAGGTGGACATCTTCGATCGCGAGGCCGTGTTCATCGACCGGGTGCTGGACCCGGTGCGCCGTGCCACGCCCGGGCTGCGCGTGGTGATGGAACATATCACCACCGCGGACGGCGTCGCCTATGCCCGTTCGGGCGGCGACGATCTGGGCGCCACGATCACCACCCATCATCTGGTCATCAATCGCAACGCCATCCTGGCCGGCGGCATCCGCCCGCATTATTACTGCCTGCCCGTCGCCAAGCGCGAAACCCATCGCCTGGCCCTGCGCGAGGCCGCGACATCGGGCGAGGCGCGGTTCTTTCTGGGCACCGACAGCGCCCCCCATCCCGACCGCGACAAGCTGCAACCCTGCGGCTGCGCGGGCTGTTTCACCGCGCCGAACACCATGTCGATCCTGGCCCATGTCTTCGAGGAAGAGGACGCACTCGACCGGCTGGAGGCGTTCACCAGCCTGAACGGCGCGTCCTTTTACGGGATGCCGCCCAACGAGGACCGGGTGCGCCTGACCCGGCGCAACACGCCCGCCGCCTATCCGGCCCAGATCGCCGCCGGGGACGAAAGCGTGACCCTTTTCGATCCCGGATTTCCGCTGTTCTGGCATCTGGAGGACGCATGA
- a CDS encoding antibiotic ABC transporter codes for MTQKINLISTVGAPYRVWAQMARIAFDSQMVIGFRMAGMMGMMAQSPGEPFRMIAEKQAAASESLFATVQAAGRGVRADRVVSAALRPYGKRTRANSRRLSRSS; via the coding sequence ATGACACAGAAGATCAACCTCATCTCGACCGTCGGGGCGCCCTATCGCGTCTGGGCGCAGATGGCCCGGATTGCCTTTGATTCGCAGATGGTTATCGGTTTCCGCATGGCGGGAATGATGGGCATGATGGCGCAGTCGCCGGGCGAGCCGTTCCGCATGATCGCCGAAAAGCAGGCGGCGGCGTCCGAATCGCTGTTCGCCACGGTGCAGGCCGCCGGGCGCGGCGTGCGCGCCGATCGTGTGGTGTCGGCCGCGCTTCGCCCCTATGGCAAGCGCACGCGGGCCAATTCGCGCAGGCTGTCGCGCAGCAGCTGA
- a CDS encoding universal stress protein, producing MAEKIVALVDASLYAASVCEHAAWISQRTSAPVELLHVLGRREGAAAPQDLSGSIRLGARTRLLEELAELDTRRARIGNEHGRAILDDARALTEGAGASSVTTRLMHGDLIETVAALQPETRVVLIGKRGEAADFAKGHLGSNLERVVRISQKPVLVASRAFRPIHKVLIAFDGGNSSRKAVDYMSGSPLYRDLALELVTVGAPDADRQARLDQAAQVLRDAGLSVETRRVEGQPDAALKQLVEAERFDMLVMGAYGHSRIRSLMIGSTTTQMIRSCKVPLLLFR from the coding sequence ATGGCAGAAAAGATCGTCGCACTGGTGGATGCCTCGCTTTACGCGGCCTCGGTCTGCGAACATGCGGCCTGGATCTCGCAGCGCACCAGCGCGCCGGTCGAGTTGCTGCATGTGCTGGGCCGACGCGAGGGCGCGGCCGCGCCGCAGGACCTGTCGGGGTCTATCCGCCTGGGCGCGCGCACGCGCCTGCTGGAGGAGCTGGCGGAGCTGGATACACGCCGCGCACGGATCGGCAACGAACACGGGCGCGCGATCCTGGACGACGCCCGCGCGCTGACCGAAGGGGCCGGCGCGTCCAGCGTCACCACAAGGCTGATGCATGGCGACCTGATCGAGACGGTGGCCGCGCTGCAACCCGAAACCCGCGTGGTCCTGATCGGCAAGCGCGGCGAGGCGGCCGATTTCGCCAAGGGCCATCTGGGGTCCAATCTGGAACGGGTCGTGCGCATCAGCCAGAAACCCGTTCTGGTCGCTTCGCGCGCCTTTCGGCCGATCCACAAGGTGCTGATCGCGTTCGACGGCGGCAATTCGTCGCGCAAGGCGGTGGATTACATGTCCGGCAGTCCGCTGTATCGCGATCTGGCGCTGGAACTGGTGACGGTCGGCGCACCGGACGCGGACCGGCAGGCGCGGCTGGATCAGGCCGCGCAGGTGCTGCGCGATGCCGGCCTGTCGGTTGAGACGCGCCGGGTCGAGGGCCAGCCCGACGCCGCGCTGAAACAGCTGGTCGAGGCCGAGCGTTTCGACATGCTGGTGATGGGCGCCTATGGCCACAGCCGCATCCGCAGCCTGATGATCGGATCGACCACGACGCAGATGATCCGGTCATGCAAGGTGCCGCTGCTGCTGTTCCGCTAG